The Synechocystis sp. PCC 7509 genome includes a window with the following:
- a CDS encoding nitrate ABC transporter ATP-binding protein (This model describes the ATP binding subunits of ATP-binding cassette (ABC) transporters for nitrate transport, or for bicarbonate transport, in bacteria and archaea.), giving the protein MSVFVAVDQIDKVFPLHGGGSYIALKGINLQIKKGEFVSLIGHSGCGKSTLLNMIAGLDLPTEGVVTLEGQRITKPGPDRMVVFQNYSLLPWRTVRENIALAVNSVMSDLPERDRNSIIEQHIDMVGLRLAADKQPGQLSGGMKQRVAIARALAIRPKLLLLDEPFGALDALTRGNLQEQLMKICEENEVTAVMVTHDVDEAVLLSDRIVMLTNGPESKIGQILEVDIPRPRKRMEVVEHPSYYSLRSEMIYFLNQQKRIKKIRARKVTATSRHGLEKVNLELGFLPLTACAPLAVAKEKGFFTKHGLDEVTLVRESNWRGITDGIVGGYLDAAQMPSGMPMWLTLGGHENKPVPVVTSLTMTRNGNAITLAKRFYDQGVYTLSDFKEMLQKTPQGQHRMGMVHPSSMHNLLLRYWLAAGGIDPDRDVKLSIIPPAQMVADLQNGSIDGYCVGEPWNYRAADIGTGFTIATDLEIWLGHPGKVLGVREDWAIAYPNTHIALVKALLEACHYCSDPNHSEEIREILSRREYVSTDIDYIQIGDPTTSTCSLEHPMREYAHHQFYGDSGVNRPSRTEQLWIMTQLARWGDTPFPRNWVEILERICKVGVFSTAARELGLGDITYTRKAIQLFDGTVFNADDPIAYLNSLPIKQDFSIAEVILDSRPTVAA; this is encoded by the coding sequence ATGTCTGTATTCGTTGCTGTTGACCAAATTGATAAAGTTTTTCCCTTGCATGGCGGTGGTAGCTACATCGCGCTTAAAGGTATCAATCTACAAATTAAAAAAGGCGAATTTGTCTCCCTTATCGGTCACTCTGGTTGTGGTAAATCTACGTTGTTAAACATGATTGCAGGTTTAGATTTACCAACCGAAGGCGTAGTCACTCTAGAAGGACAAAGAATTACTAAGCCTGGGCCCGATCGCATGGTAGTATTTCAAAATTATTCCCTGTTACCTTGGCGCACAGTCCGCGAAAATATTGCTCTAGCGGTGAACTCGGTAATGAGCGATTTACCAGAGCGCGATCGCAATAGTATTATCGAGCAACATATAGATATGGTAGGTTTGCGCCTTGCTGCTGATAAGCAACCAGGACAATTATCAGGAGGAATGAAACAAAGAGTTGCGATCGCTCGTGCTTTAGCAATTCGTCCCAAACTCTTGCTACTTGATGAACCTTTTGGGGCTTTGGATGCCTTAACGCGGGGCAATTTGCAAGAGCAATTAATGAAAATCTGCGAAGAAAACGAAGTCACCGCCGTCATGGTTACGCACGATGTAGATGAAGCGGTGCTATTATCTGACCGAATTGTGATGTTAACTAACGGGCCAGAATCAAAAATTGGACAGATTTTAGAAGTAGATATTCCCCGTCCTCGCAAACGGATGGAAGTAGTAGAACATCCCAGCTACTACAGTTTGCGAAGTGAGATGATTTACTTTCTCAATCAGCAGAAACGGATTAAAAAAATTCGCGCCAGAAAGGTTACTGCGACTTCCCGTCATGGTTTAGAAAAAGTTAACTTAGAGCTAGGCTTTTTACCTCTAACCGCCTGTGCGCCTTTAGCTGTAGCCAAAGAAAAAGGTTTCTTTACCAAGCATGGCTTAGATGAAGTTACTTTAGTTCGGGAATCGAACTGGCGAGGAATCACCGATGGCATAGTTGGCGGTTATTTAGATGCGGCGCAAATGCCGTCAGGGATGCCGATGTGGTTGACTTTGGGCGGTCATGAAAATAAACCCGTCCCCGTCGTTACCTCCTTAACCATGACCCGTAACGGCAACGCTATCACCCTGGCAAAGCGCTTTTACGACCAGGGAGTTTACACGCTTTCCGACTTCAAGGAAATGCTACAAAAAACTCCCCAAGGTCAACATCGTATGGGTATGGTGCATCCTTCCTCTATGCACAACTTACTATTGCGTTACTGGTTAGCCGCCGGAGGTATCGATCCAGACCGAGATGTGAAGCTATCAATCATTCCCCCCGCACAGATGGTTGCAGACTTGCAAAATGGCAGTATTGACGGTTATTGCGTGGGAGAACCTTGGAACTACCGCGCCGCCGACATTGGGACTGGCTTTACTATTGCTACAGACTTAGAAATTTGGCTAGGACATCCCGGTAAAGTTTTAGGAGTGCGGGAAGATTGGGCGATCGCCTATCCTAATACTCACATTGCTTTAGTCAAGGCTCTATTAGAAGCTTGCCATTATTGTAGCGATCCAAATCATAGCGAAGAAATCCGCGAGATTTTATCCCGGCGCGAGTATGTAAGCACGGATATAGACTACATCCAAATAGGCGATCCAACTACCTCTACTTGTAGCCTAGAGCATCCGATGCGCGAGTATGCACACCATCAGTTTTATGGAGATTCTGGCGTTAATCGTCCCAGTCGCACCGAACAACTATGGATTATGACCCAACTCGCTCGTTGGGGGGATACTCCTTTCCCTAGAAACTGGGTAGAAATTCTAGAACGTATCTGTAAAGTTGGGGTATTTAGTACCGCCGCGCGAGAACTTGGTCTTGGCGATATTACTTACACTCGCAAAGCAATCCAACTCTTTGACGGTACGGTGTTTAACGCTGACGATCCGATCGCCTATCTCAACAGTTTACCAATTAAACAAGACTTTTCCATTGCCGAAGTTATCCTCGATTCTCGTCCAACAGTAGCCGCTTAA
- a CDS encoding nitrate ABC transporter ATP-binding protein (This model describes the ATP binding subunits of ATP-binding cassette (ABC) transporters for nitrate transport, or for bicarbonate transport, in bacteria and archaea.), producing MHDRTLAYISPTATTPAKKTQTSPFLLIEDVSKVYPTANKGTYTVLEGVNLTVNEGEFICVIGHSGCGKSTLLNMVSGFTTPSSGRVELNSVPITQPGPDRMVVFQNYALLPWKTAFENVYIAVNAVYPNKPEAEKRAIVREHLAMVGLTEAADKKPPQLSGGMKQRVSIARALAIRPQVLILDEPFGALDAITKEELQEELLKIWNDHRCTVLMITHDIDEALFLADRLVMMTNGPAASIGEVMEIPFSRPRDRTRIMEDPEYYKLRNYALDFLYHRFAHDDTA from the coding sequence ATGCACGATCGCACTCTTGCTTATATCTCTCCAACTGCAACCACCCCAGCAAAAAAGACTCAAACCAGTCCTTTTTTATTAATTGAGGATGTTTCTAAGGTCTATCCCACCGCTAACAAAGGCACTTACACGGTACTTGAGGGAGTCAATCTCACCGTAAATGAAGGGGAATTTATCTGCGTCATCGGTCACTCTGGCTGTGGTAAATCTACATTACTAAATATGGTGTCGGGTTTTACTACCCCAAGTAGCGGTAGAGTCGAACTTAATTCTGTGCCAATTACTCAGCCTGGACCCGATCGCATGGTAGTGTTTCAAAACTACGCTTTGCTACCTTGGAAAACTGCTTTTGAGAACGTCTACATCGCTGTGAATGCCGTATATCCCAATAAACCAGAAGCAGAAAAACGGGCGATCGTCCGGGAACATTTGGCAATGGTAGGACTAACAGAAGCCGCCGATAAAAAGCCGCCGCAACTATCTGGAGGGATGAAACAGCGCGTTTCTATTGCTAGAGCTTTAGCAATTCGTCCTCAAGTTTTGATTTTAGACGAGCCATTTGGGGCATTAGATGCGATTACCAAAGAAGAATTGCAAGAAGAATTACTCAAAATTTGGAACGATCATCGCTGTACAGTATTGATGATTACTCACGATATTGATGAAGCTTTGTTTCTTGCCGATCGCCTAGTAATGATGACCAATGGCCCCGCCGCTAGTATTGGGGAAGTAATGGAAATTCCTTTTTCTCGTCCGCGCGATCGCACTCGCATCATGGAAGATCCCGAATACTACAAGTTGCGTAACTACGCTCTAGACTTCCTCTATCATCGTTTTGCTCACGACGACACCGCTTAA